The following proteins are co-located in the Telopea speciosissima isolate NSW1024214 ecotype Mountain lineage chromosome 9, Tspe_v1, whole genome shotgun sequence genome:
- the LOC122638821 gene encoding uncharacterized protein LOC122638821, which yields MLDLFQQVHIKLPLLDAIKQVPAYPKFLKDLCTQKRELRNQTPKTIHLTEQVSAVITDLPPKLKDPGAPLISCVIGDLSIDKALLDLGASVNILPGSVFEKFGLGELKSIEVILQLADRSVKRPRGLLEDVLMKVDDLYFPMDFLVLDMESTSAKLPPIILGRPFLATANACINYRSGAMDISFGNKKLQLNIFNASLGPYREDECFALDMIDEAVSQYTSQILTNDPLQLMMSYGAEGFDEEAYTEEVNAMLDLKASSGQPPWAYRYKPLPPLATSPKPSSLESPP from the coding sequence ATGTTGGATTTGTTTCAACAAGTCCACATCAAACTTCCATTATTGGATGCAATCAAGCAGGTTCCAGCTTATCCTAAGTTTCTGAAAGACCTATGCACTCAGAAGCGTGAGCTGAGGAATCAAACTCCCAAAACCATACACCTCACAGAACAGGTAAGTGCAGTTATCACTGACCTACCCCCCAAGCTGAAGGATCCTGGTGCACCACTCATCTCTTGTGTCATTGGAGACCTCTCcattgataaagcattgttagATCtgggggctagtgtgaatatcttACCTGGTTCGGTTTTTGAGAAGTTTGGATTAGGAGAGTTGAAGTCCATTGAAGTCATACTTCAGTTAGCTGATCGTTCTGTGAAAAGACCTCGTGGACTTCTTGAGGATGTTCTTATGAAGGTAGATGATTTATACTTCCCAATGGACTTCCTAGTCCTTGACATGGAATCTACCtcagccaagcttccccctatcataCTAGGGCGTCCATTCTTGGCGACCGCCAATGCTTGCATTAACTATCGGTCAGGCGCCATGGATATATCGTTTGGGAACAAGAAGCTTCAGctaaacatcttcaatgcatccctaGGACCCTACAGAGAAGATGAGTGCTTTGCTCTGGATATGATTGATGAAGCTGTATCTCAGTACACTTCCCAGATCCTTACTAATGATCCTCTGCAGCTTATGATGTCCTATGGAGCAGAaggatttgatgaagaggcctATACTGAAGAGGTGAACGCCATGTTAGATCTTAAAGCCTCTTCTGGGCAGCCTCCCTGGGCTTATAGATATAAGCCTCTGCCACCCTTGGCTACATCCCCTAAGCCCTCTTCTCTGGAGTCCCCTCCATAA